From the Leptotrichia sp. oral taxon 221 genome, one window contains:
- the treC gene encoding alpha,alpha-phosphotrehalase, with protein sequence MGKNRNFEQKWWHKSVVYQIYPKSFEDTTGTGQGDIKGITQKLDYLKKLGVEVLWLTPMYKSPQNDNGYDISDYYNIDESYGTMEDFEEMLNEAHKRGLKIVMDIVINHSSTENEWFKKSEARDPEFEDFYIWKDPVDGKEPTNWESKFGGNAWQWSEKRGQYYLHLFDVTQADLNWENENVRKKLYEMIRYWLNKGVDGFRFDVINLISKDQRFLDDDGTDTRFVPDGRRYYTDGPRIHEFLKELHKEVFGESDLLTVGEMSSTAIENCIKYSNPDEKELAMTFSFHHLKVDYPNGEKWVKAPFDFVQLKKILSKWQIGMYEGNGWNATFWNNHDQPRALSRFGNDKEYHDESAKMLATVLHGLQGTPYVYQGEEFGMTNPYFDKIEKYRDVESTNIYKILLDRGCSEEEAIEILMQKSRDNSRTPVQWDDSKNAGFTEGTPWISVLENYKEINVKKALEDSNSVFYHYQNLIKLRRNEELLITGRYEDFDIENEKVYAYKRVGENAELIVISNFYDETCEFDVKELNLENASILLSNYIEGPKISNDKIILKPYESIIFKKEK encoded by the coding sequence ATGGGAAAAAATCGTAATTTTGAGCAAAAATGGTGGCATAAATCGGTGGTGTACCAGATTTATCCAAAGAGTTTTGAAGATACGACTGGGACCGGTCAAGGAGATATAAAAGGAATTACGCAAAAATTAGATTATTTGAAGAAACTTGGAGTGGAAGTTTTGTGGCTAACACCGATGTATAAATCGCCTCAAAATGATAACGGATACGATATTAGTGATTATTACAATATTGATGAGAGTTATGGGACAATGGAAGATTTTGAGGAAATGTTGAACGAAGCTCACAAAAGAGGATTGAAAATAGTGATGGATATTGTTATAAATCATTCTTCGACTGAAAATGAATGGTTTAAAAAATCTGAAGCTAGAGATCCAGAATTCGAAGATTTTTACATTTGGAAAGATCCAGTTGATGGAAAAGAACCTACAAACTGGGAATCAAAATTCGGTGGAAATGCTTGGCAATGGAGTGAAAAGAGAGGACAGTATTATTTACATCTATTCGATGTTACTCAAGCTGACTTGAATTGGGAAAATGAAAATGTTAGAAAAAAATTGTATGAAATGATTAGATATTGGTTAAATAAAGGAGTAGATGGATTCAGATTTGATGTAATTAACTTGATTTCAAAAGACCAAAGATTCTTGGATGATGATGGAACTGATACTAGATTTGTGCCTGATGGAAGAAGATATTACACAGATGGGCCTAGAATTCATGAGTTCTTGAAAGAATTACATAAAGAGGTATTTGGAGAAAGTGATTTATTGACAGTTGGAGAAATGTCATCTACTGCCATTGAAAATTGTATAAAATACTCAAATCCTGATGAAAAAGAACTTGCTATGACATTTTCATTCCATCATTTAAAAGTTGATTATCCAAATGGTGAAAAATGGGTAAAAGCACCGTTTGATTTTGTACAATTGAAGAAAATATTATCTAAATGGCAAATTGGGATGTATGAAGGGAACGGATGGAATGCAACTTTCTGGAATAATCACGATCAGCCAAGAGCATTGTCAAGATTTGGAAATGATAAGGAATATCACGATGAGTCAGCAAAAATGTTAGCGACAGTTCTTCATGGATTACAAGGAACACCTTATGTTTATCAAGGTGAAGAATTTGGAATGACAAATCCATATTTTGATAAAATTGAGAAATATCGTGATGTTGAATCGACTAACATTTATAAAATTTTGTTGGATAGAGGATGTTCTGAAGAAGAAGCTATTGAAATTTTAATGCAGAAATCAAGAGATAACTCAAGAACGCCTGTTCAATGGGATGACTCTAAAAATGCAGGATTTACGGAAGGAACACCTTGGATTTCAGTTCTAGAAAATTACAAAGAAATTAACGTGAAAAAAGCATTGGAAGATTCAAATTCTGTATTCTATCATTATCAAAATTTGATTAAATTGAGAAGAAATGAAGAATTGTTGATAACTGGAAGATATGAAGATTTTGATATTGAAAATGAAAAGGTTTATGCTTATAAGAGAGTTGGAGAAAATGCTGAATTAATAGTAATTTCTAATTTCTATGATGAAACTTGTGAGTTTGATGTTAAAGAATTGAATTTAGAAAATGCGTCAATTTTATTGTCCAATTACATTGAAGGGCCTAAAATTTCAAATGATAAAATTATTTTAAAACCTTATGAAAGTATTATTTTTAAAAAAGAAAAATAG
- a CDS encoding AzlD domain-containing protein, with the protein MSNLEVLKIIVVSALVTVALRLLPLFVKIPKNPILNKFFEALPYSVLVLMVFPDIFTSGGTSTYDVVKILIGMAIVAFLSLKKYGLGIIVTISLIMIFLFDLAKIYLG; encoded by the coding sequence ATGAGTAATTTAGAAGTTCTTAAAATAATCGTGGTATCGGCATTGGTGACAGTAGCATTAAGATTGCTACCACTGTTTGTAAAAATTCCAAAAAATCCAATATTAAATAAATTTTTTGAGGCATTACCGTATTCAGTGTTAGTATTAATGGTATTTCCAGATATTTTTACTTCAGGAGGAACAAGTACGTATGATGTGGTAAAAATATTGATAGGAATGGCTATAGTGGCTTTTTTATCACTAAAAAAATATGGATTGGGAATTATTGTTACAATATCATTAATTATGATATTCTTGTTTGATTTGGCGAAAATTTATTTGGGATAA
- a CDS encoding AzlC family ABC transporter permease has product MSNFEKYLKGVKAGIGMGVAFIPFGLTIGLIAKSNGMHTLVTAALSFGIYAGGSEAMLLKMVYGQHSTALEVVISVFMINLRYLLLNLLIFRQLKSGTKFWKKVLVGIGLTDETITYAILKKENSPWYIIGLNTLPYICYGGSSVLGSLFGDLIPEVFRASMSFILYSIYFSLLIMSLQKLPKFFEVIIYVIAMKLSFMYLPGLNMVSSGWAMIIIMISSSLIYAVRHRNEEVGENE; this is encoded by the coding sequence ATGAGTAATTTTGAGAAATATTTAAAGGGAGTAAAGGCTGGAATTGGTATGGGTGTAGCGTTTATTCCATTTGGATTGACAATTGGGCTGATTGCTAAAAGTAATGGAATGCATACACTTGTTACTGCAGCGTTGTCGTTTGGGATTTATGCTGGAGGTTCAGAAGCGATGTTGTTGAAAATGGTTTATGGACAGCATTCTACAGCATTAGAAGTAGTAATTTCAGTTTTTATGATAAATTTGAGATATTTGTTATTGAATTTATTAATTTTTAGGCAATTAAAAAGTGGAACAAAATTTTGGAAGAAAGTGTTGGTTGGAATTGGGTTGACTGATGAAACGATAACCTATGCGATTTTAAAAAAAGAAAACTCACCTTGGTATATAATTGGATTAAATACACTGCCGTATATATGTTACGGTGGAAGTTCGGTGTTGGGTTCATTGTTTGGAGATTTGATACCAGAAGTATTTAGAGCGAGTATGAGTTTTATACTGTATTCGATATATTTTAGCTTATTGATAATGTCGCTCCAAAAATTGCCAAAATTTTTTGAGGTTATAATTTATGTAATTGCAATGAAATTGTCATTTATGTATTTGCCTGGATTAAATATGGTAAGTAGCGGTTGGGCGATGATAATAATTATGATAAGTTCAAGTCTGATTTATGCAGTTAGGCATAGAAATGAAGAGGTGGGAGAAAATGAGTAA
- the polA gene encoding DNA polymerase I, which produces MKKAVILDTSAIMYRNHYALKNMRNSKGMSTGATYGFVNTLEAILREFEPDYIVACLDVKRSELKRSDVLESYKAHRESMPEELREQQEDIMELLDGYKIPKYKVEGYEADDVIATLATLFSEDKDEEIETFVLTGDKDLAQLVNGKINIALLGKGDKKNSLFKHIRTKEDVINHIGVAPEQIPDYFGLMGDASDGIPGVSGIGPKKGKMLIEEYGNLETIYEKIDERKGKEKENLIAGKESAFLSRRLATVKRDVDVEYDKEKLKLEEKDLEKLLNFYRKMEFKKFSLAIESELMEKAKAGRNLFDLSSTSNENSNPQMSLFPNQLVSQETEKFRKISWENGLDEISKLGNEIGIFENEIGLALSSGEENIVFLNEDLNGNAIKNEIYKELGKKKIIGYNVKELIKSGIDTKDYFDVMLAWYVLGTESPMDLEHIVYTLVERTLEKFETVFKKKKGEVVSEEEKIEFLGKRALCIKKVEKQLKDKLIEEGLNKIYEDLESRLVPVLASMELEGIKIDKQYFSDYKTELEEKIKEVTEEIYELSGEEFNIGSPKQLSQILFEKMGIEPIKKTKTGYSTDVKVLEELSLRGIQIAGKLLDYRGYTKLLSTYVDPIPKLADENDRIHTTFHQNGTATGRLSSSNPNLQNIPARTDDGIKIRKGFISKEGWSLISFDYSQIELRVLAELSKDEHLIEAYRKGEDLHELTARKIFFKTDDEEITRMERSIAKVINFSVLYGKTPFGLSQELKITVEDATKYIRTYFEQYPKVREFLDNILENAKKNGFVETLYGTRRYIFGINSSNKNIRSQADRMAVNTVIQGTAANIIKKVMIELYERFKNESDIKMLLQVHDELIFEVKDEAIEKYLEKIEDIMENTIVFKDVRLEANGANAKNWGELK; this is translated from the coding sequence ATGAAAAAGGCAGTTATACTAGATACGAGTGCTATTATGTATCGAAATCATTATGCACTAAAAAATATGAGAAATTCAAAAGGAATGTCAACAGGTGCAACGTATGGTTTTGTAAATACATTGGAGGCGATTTTGAGGGAATTTGAGCCAGATTATATTGTTGCTTGTTTGGATGTAAAGAGAAGTGAATTGAAACGTTCAGATGTGTTGGAATCGTATAAGGCTCACAGAGAAAGTATGCCAGAGGAATTGAGGGAGCAACAGGAAGATATTATGGAGCTTTTAGATGGGTATAAGATTCCGAAGTATAAAGTGGAAGGTTATGAGGCAGATGATGTGATCGCAACTTTGGCAACGTTGTTTTCTGAAGATAAAGATGAAGAAATTGAAACATTTGTTTTGACAGGAGATAAGGATTTAGCTCAATTGGTTAATGGGAAAATAAATATTGCGTTGCTAGGTAAAGGAGATAAGAAAAATTCGTTGTTTAAGCATATTAGAACGAAGGAAGATGTAATTAACCATATTGGTGTAGCACCAGAGCAAATACCAGATTATTTTGGATTGATGGGAGATGCTTCTGATGGGATTCCTGGAGTAAGTGGGATTGGTCCGAAAAAAGGGAAAATGTTAATCGAAGAATATGGAAATTTGGAAACGATTTATGAAAAAATTGATGAGAGAAAAGGAAAAGAGAAAGAAAATTTGATAGCTGGGAAGGAATCTGCATTTCTAAGTAGAAGATTGGCGACTGTAAAAAGAGATGTGGACGTCGAGTATGATAAGGAAAAATTGAAATTAGAGGAAAAAGATTTAGAAAAATTGTTGAATTTTTATAGAAAAATGGAATTTAAGAAGTTTTCTTTAGCTATAGAGAGCGAATTGATGGAAAAAGCAAAAGCTGGGAGAAATTTATTTGATTTAAGTTCTACTTCTAATGAAAATTCAAATCCTCAAATGTCGTTATTCCCTAATCAGTTGGTAAGTCAGGAGACAGAGAAGTTTAGAAAAATTAGCTGGGAAAACGGATTGGATGAAATTTCAAAATTAGGAAATGAAATTGGAATTTTTGAAAATGAAATTGGATTGGCTTTGAGTAGTGGTGAAGAAAATATTGTGTTTTTGAATGAAGATTTGAATGGAAATGCGATTAAAAATGAGATTTATAAAGAGTTAGGGAAAAAAAAAATAATTGGGTATAATGTGAAAGAACTTATAAAAAGTGGAATTGATACAAAAGATTATTTTGATGTAATGTTGGCTTGGTATGTTTTGGGGACAGAAAGTCCAATGGATTTGGAACATATTGTGTACACGCTTGTTGAGAGAACATTGGAGAAATTTGAGACAGTGTTTAAAAAGAAAAAAGGAGAAGTTGTTTCTGAAGAAGAAAAAATAGAATTTTTAGGGAAAAGAGCGCTATGTATTAAAAAAGTTGAGAAACAGTTGAAGGATAAATTGATAGAAGAAGGATTGAATAAGATTTACGAAGATTTAGAAAGTAGATTGGTTCCAGTTTTGGCAAGTATGGAATTGGAAGGAATTAAAATTGATAAGCAATACTTTTCAGATTATAAGACTGAGTTGGAAGAAAAAATAAAGGAAGTTACGGAAGAAATTTATGAATTGTCGGGAGAGGAGTTTAATATTGGTTCGCCGAAACAGTTGTCACAAATTTTATTTGAAAAAATGGGAATTGAACCGATTAAAAAGACGAAAACTGGATATTCGACTGATGTGAAGGTCTTGGAAGAGTTGTCGTTGAGAGGGATTCAGATAGCTGGGAAATTGTTGGATTATCGAGGTTATACGAAATTGCTTTCGACTTATGTGGATCCGATTCCAAAATTGGCAGATGAAAATGATAGAATTCACACTACATTTCATCAAAATGGGACTGCAACTGGAAGATTGTCATCGTCAAATCCAAATCTTCAGAATATTCCAGCAAGAACAGATGATGGAATAAAAATTAGAAAAGGATTTATTTCAAAAGAAGGTTGGAGTTTGATTTCATTTGATTATTCGCAAATTGAGTTGAGAGTTTTGGCAGAATTATCAAAAGATGAACATTTGATAGAGGCGTATAGAAAAGGTGAAGATTTGCATGAATTGACAGCGAGAAAAATATTTTTTAAAACGGATGATGAAGAAATAACTAGAATGGAAAGAAGTATTGCGAAAGTGATTAATTTTAGTGTTTTGTATGGAAAAACGCCTTTTGGATTGTCACAAGAGTTGAAAATTACAGTTGAAGATGCAACGAAGTATATTAGAACATATTTTGAGCAATATCCAAAAGTTAGAGAATTTTTAGACAATATTTTGGAAAATGCTAAGAAAAATGGATTTGTAGAGACATTGTATGGAACGAGAAGATATATTTTTGGGATAAATTCTAGTAATAAAAATATTCGAAGTCAAGCGGATAGAATGGCTGTAAATACTGTAATTCAAGGAACGGCAGCTAATATTATTAAAAAAGTTATGATTGAATTGTATGAACGATTTAAAAATGAAAGTGATATAAAAATGTTGTTGCAAGTGCATGATGAGCTGATATTTGAAGTGAAGGATGAAGCGATTGAGAAATATTTAGAAAAAATTGAAGATATTATGGAAAATACGATTGTTTTCAAAGATGTTCGATTGGAAGCTAATGGTGCAAATGCAAAAAATTGGGGAGAACTAAAATAA
- a CDS encoding PfkB family carbohydrate kinase, whose protein sequence is MTKREKEIIDLIKENPLITQEEIADKLNCARTSIAVHISNLMKKGIILGKKYIINEDPYILTMGETTVNIVGEAYKSIISNEVNPGAISIKYGGIGKNIAENISKLGVSSNFITVLGGDSYGKEIENYLESKNINISDSIFLKNNKTTMSVSILNNNKEKEISISSSDICKNITPMYLNSIKKKITNARLVVLDANLDETTLSHIAYLRKKPNLLVYTVSPSNALKIKEFVGKFHTVKCNGLEAEILTGIRIYGNDDLRRIGEFLIKKGVKRVFIYIEEKGVFFMDEHNNSGIIPLPDLNLPILIGSKEALVAGIAYAECNDYDIEYSTKFGIGAFMLNLLNDKNMTEYINVKNIENIIKEANI, encoded by the coding sequence ATGACAAAAAGAGAAAAAGAAATTATTGATTTAATCAAAGAAAATCCTCTTATAACACAAGAAGAAATTGCAGACAAATTAAATTGTGCTAGAACTTCTATTGCTGTTCACATTAGTAATCTTATGAAAAAGGGGATTATTCTAGGAAAAAAATATATCATAAATGAAGATCCTTACATTTTAACAATGGGCGAAACAACTGTAAATATTGTGGGAGAAGCGTATAAAAGCATTATTTCTAATGAAGTAAATCCTGGAGCTATATCAATTAAATATGGTGGTATTGGAAAAAATATTGCTGAAAATATTTCAAAACTTGGAGTTAGCTCTAACTTTATAACAGTTTTAGGTGGCGATTCATATGGTAAAGAAATTGAAAATTACTTGGAAAGCAAAAATATTAATATTTCAGATTCTATATTTTTAAAGAATAACAAAACAACAATGTCTGTTTCTATCTTGAACAACAATAAAGAAAAAGAAATTTCTATTTCTTCATCAGACATCTGTAAAAATATTACACCAATGTATTTAAATTCAATCAAAAAGAAAATTACTAATGCTAGACTTGTTGTCCTAGATGCAAATTTAGACGAAACAACATTAAGTCACATAGCATACTTACGAAAAAAACCTAATTTACTTGTATATACAGTCTCTCCAAGCAATGCCTTAAAAATTAAAGAATTTGTTGGAAAATTTCATACCGTAAAATGTAATGGTCTTGAAGCAGAAATTTTAACTGGTATTCGAATTTATGGTAATGATGATTTAAGAAGAATTGGAGAATTTCTAATAAAAAAAGGTGTTAAGCGAGTATTCATTTATATTGAAGAAAAAGGTGTTTTCTTTATGGATGAACATAATAATAGCGGTATCATCCCGTTGCCAGATTTAAATCTTCCAATCTTAATTGGATCAAAAGAAGCGCTTGTTGCTGGAATAGCTTACGCTGAATGTAATGACTATGATATCGAATATTCTACAAAATTTGGTATTGGAGCTTTTATGTTAAATTTATTAAATGATAAAAATATGACTGAATATATTAATGTTAAAAATATTGAGAATATTATAAAAGAAGCTAACATATAA